The following are encoded in a window of Nibricoccus aquaticus genomic DNA:
- a CDS encoding MFS transporter, whose product MASLSANTAKKPLIPYQWEIIIWLFLAYVMNQADRQIFNVVLPLIKADLGLNDFQAGVIGSTMVVTMAFVLPAAGYIGDRYPRSIIIVLSLAAWSLSTLLSGLSVGLISFIAIRSVATGVGEAMYVPAAVAFIGEHHTKSRSLALAVHQSALYVGTIGGGFMAGWLGQLFGWKSSFFVFGGFGIILAVVIHLRMKRSHSVSPVISGERPRVKEVLQSLIKIKTAIIFSLVLGLSTFVSIGYLAWMPTYLHESFGLTLANAGFFSVFYNLVAAFVGVMLGGKFSDKFAQKYPSFRLNLAGTALLLGIPSLYFMGASDNLTVVYIALGGFGFCRGLFDSNIYASLFDVVPRRFHASAAGLMVAFSFMIGSLAPLILGAMKQGGDLGAGLSGLAWAYLLGGSALLFAAYRFFPREFIRQEAPADNVRAH is encoded by the coding sequence ATGGCATCTCTTTCTGCAAACACGGCGAAAAAGCCGCTGATTCCTTACCAATGGGAAATCATCATTTGGCTTTTCCTCGCCTACGTCATGAATCAGGCCGACCGCCAGATTTTCAATGTGGTGCTTCCGCTCATCAAAGCTGATCTCGGTCTGAATGATTTCCAAGCGGGGGTGATCGGCTCAACGATGGTCGTGACGATGGCGTTCGTGCTTCCCGCGGCCGGCTACATCGGCGACCGTTATCCGCGCAGTATTATCATCGTCTTGAGCCTCGCCGCCTGGAGCCTCTCCACGTTGCTCAGTGGCCTCTCGGTCGGACTGATTTCTTTCATAGCCATCCGCAGCGTGGCTACGGGCGTTGGTGAAGCCATGTATGTTCCCGCAGCTGTGGCTTTCATCGGAGAGCATCACACCAAATCCCGCAGTCTCGCGCTCGCGGTTCACCAATCCGCTCTTTACGTCGGAACCATTGGCGGCGGCTTCATGGCTGGGTGGCTCGGGCAGCTCTTCGGGTGGAAAAGCTCCTTCTTTGTCTTCGGTGGATTCGGCATCATTCTCGCCGTTGTTATTCACCTGCGCATGAAGCGATCGCACTCAGTCAGCCCGGTCATCAGCGGTGAGCGGCCCCGCGTTAAAGAAGTACTCCAATCGCTTATAAAGATTAAAACGGCGATCATCTTTTCGCTCGTACTCGGCCTTAGCACCTTCGTGAGCATTGGCTACCTCGCCTGGATGCCGACTTATCTCCATGAATCCTTTGGGCTCACGCTAGCGAACGCCGGGTTCTTCAGCGTATTCTACAATTTGGTGGCCGCGTTCGTCGGTGTTATGCTTGGCGGCAAGTTCTCCGACAAATTCGCTCAGAAATATCCGAGCTTCCGTCTGAATCTCGCCGGTACCGCGCTGCTTCTCGGCATCCCTTCGCTCTATTTCATGGGCGCATCCGACAATCTCACCGTTGTTTACATCGCGCTCGGTGGTTTCGGTTTTTGCCGCGGCCTGTTCGACTCGAACATCTACGCATCGCTTTTCGATGTCGTGCCCCGTCGTTTTCATGCCTCGGCCGCTGGTCTCATGGTGGCGTTTTCCTTCATGATCGGTTCTCTGGCTCCGTTGATTCTCGGCGCCATGAAGCAAGGCGGCGATCTCGGCGCCGGTCTGTCCGGTCTTGCCTGGGCTTACCTTCTCGGCGGAAGCGCGCTGCTCTTTGCCGCTTACCGTTTCTTCCCGCGCGAATTCATCCGTCAGGAAGCTCCTGCGGATAACGTTCGCGCACACTGA
- a CDS encoding TonB-dependent receptor — protein MISIKRLLYAGLLFLSPALTLIGQEKPATGAITGRVYNPATGEYARSAQIRLLPSNETTTSGDGGSYRFGNVPVGNATVEADYIGYPTQTATLVVQPGQTVTHDFNLPSEDGTLVMQAFVVSGEREGNAKAIMEQRSSMNITNHIASDVFGENAEGNIGEFLRNVPGVQLDTVNGEVRNVSLGGLGSEYTQVTVDGMSLAAADANDTAGTGTNTRASSFEMVSLSSMDSLEISRTISADVDANAPAGTINLRAKRAFDRKDRRISLQLNSAMHSSAMTLSKGIGPDDHDGSYKFGPGGIFEYSDVFLNNRLGFVFNVSESNIYSDASRVTINYNRSPTATDRREQVPTSIVFQQLPRHNRRFSTTFTTDFRATDRLTLSLTTIYNYSELWNMQRSMTATTGGRSVIGADPVFGFTTNSTAASITVNPVAISKLGETITVTPKFEYKNGNFVWDGAASYSDSTSWYDNFGRHGTMQTLNSPVAANVNYRAVRPNDALSPDWQFVQIAGRDIASGSAFSKPSIIAKDSRRSRGEFMTAQTNASLSTNWGIPIVWKTGLKFREENRTFSDKRSLDRYNYVGPNGNSTHYGEFPSEFVWDLGKTNVNITSISGGRIFMPDLADIGERFRTNPEQFVNSSNATDYYNTHVVRNRNFTESINAGYFMGTAQVKGFTIRAGVRYEDTETKVLEPDARTSAEVTAAGYAVNASGVATTIPGVAYQFLARPRVYRTGNYENFFPSGSIRYEIIKDLEWHAGFSSTIRRPAYNDVAGVWVVNDNNQTVTAPNVKLRPETATNFATRLAYYMKNVGEFSVALYENHVEDLINSDELTAAEFGYAGEDYTGYRFITSANSPGQVKVRSMELSYNQNLGFLGNAFRRLNVRANYTRAYATELKTGLVPHSVNSGISYTYRRFNIYANGNWTDDTPTTTTGATYRRARTQIDGGAGFKLTRMLSLNLSARNVTDAPYIQMQKVAPSAPTLYDHLRVGTTYTLAVKAVF, from the coding sequence ATGATCTCGATTAAACGGCTCCTCTACGCAGGCCTACTTTTTTTAAGCCCGGCACTCACCCTTATCGGCCAGGAAAAACCCGCAACAGGCGCCATCACCGGCCGGGTCTATAATCCTGCAACAGGCGAATACGCCCGCAGCGCCCAGATCCGCCTGCTGCCTTCCAACGAAACCACCACTTCTGGTGACGGCGGCTCCTACCGGTTCGGAAATGTCCCAGTCGGAAATGCTACGGTCGAAGCCGATTATATTGGCTATCCAACGCAGACGGCCACGCTTGTCGTCCAGCCCGGCCAGACCGTCACGCACGATTTCAACCTCCCGAGCGAAGACGGTACACTCGTCATGCAGGCGTTCGTCGTCTCCGGCGAACGCGAAGGAAACGCCAAGGCGATCATGGAGCAACGCAGCTCCATGAATATCACCAACCACATCGCCTCCGACGTCTTCGGTGAAAACGCGGAAGGCAACATCGGCGAGTTCCTCCGCAATGTTCCCGGCGTGCAACTCGACACCGTCAACGGTGAAGTCCGCAACGTCAGCCTCGGCGGCCTCGGCTCCGAATACACGCAGGTCACGGTTGATGGCATGTCGCTCGCCGCCGCCGATGCCAACGACACCGCCGGCACCGGTACCAACACTCGCGCTTCCAGTTTCGAGATGGTGTCCCTCAGCAGCATGGATTCCCTCGAAATTTCCCGCACGATCAGCGCCGACGTCGATGCCAACGCCCCCGCCGGTACGATCAATCTCCGCGCCAAACGTGCATTCGACCGCAAGGACCGCCGTATCAGCCTGCAATTGAACTCGGCCATGCACTCGAGCGCCATGACGCTTTCCAAAGGCATTGGCCCCGATGATCACGACGGCAGCTACAAATTTGGGCCCGGCGGTATTTTCGAATACTCCGATGTGTTTCTCAATAATCGCCTCGGCTTCGTCTTCAACGTCTCCGAATCGAACATCTACTCGGACGCCAGCCGTGTCACAATTAACTACAATCGCAGCCCCACGGCGACCGACCGTCGTGAGCAGGTGCCCACATCGATTGTTTTCCAGCAACTCCCGCGTCACAACCGGCGTTTCTCCACCACGTTCACGACCGACTTCCGCGCAACGGACCGCCTTACGCTCTCGCTCACCACAATCTACAACTACTCCGAACTTTGGAACATGCAGCGCTCTATGACCGCGACCACCGGTGGCCGCTCGGTCATCGGCGCTGATCCGGTTTTCGGTTTCACCACCAACTCAACTGCCGCGAGCATCACCGTGAACCCGGTGGCGATCTCCAAGCTGGGCGAAACCATCACTGTGACACCAAAATTCGAATACAAGAATGGCAACTTTGTGTGGGATGGCGCTGCGTCCTACTCGGATTCCACCAGCTGGTATGACAACTTCGGACGCCATGGCACGATGCAGACTCTCAACAGCCCGGTGGCGGCGAACGTCAACTACCGCGCCGTGCGGCCGAACGATGCGCTCTCGCCGGACTGGCAGTTTGTGCAGATTGCCGGCCGCGACATCGCCTCCGGCTCTGCCTTCAGCAAACCGTCCATCATCGCCAAAGACAGCCGCCGCTCTCGCGGCGAGTTCATGACTGCACAAACCAATGCGAGTCTTTCCACCAACTGGGGCATCCCGATCGTCTGGAAGACCGGCCTCAAGTTCCGGGAAGAAAACCGGACCTTCTCCGATAAGCGCTCTTTGGATCGTTACAATTATGTCGGACCCAACGGCAATTCCACCCACTACGGCGAATTTCCCTCTGAATTCGTCTGGGACCTCGGCAAAACCAACGTGAACATCACCTCCATCAGCGGCGGTCGTATCTTCATGCCCGATCTCGCGGATATCGGCGAACGCTTCCGCACCAATCCCGAGCAATTCGTCAACTCCTCCAACGCGACCGACTACTACAACACCCACGTCGTCCGTAACCGTAACTTCACCGAGAGCATCAACGCCGGTTATTTCATGGGCACTGCCCAGGTGAAAGGGTTCACCATCCGCGCTGGGGTGCGTTACGAGGACACAGAAACGAAGGTGCTCGAGCCCGATGCCCGGACCTCGGCTGAGGTCACTGCCGCCGGTTATGCGGTCAACGCCAGCGGCGTCGCCACCACCATTCCGGGCGTAGCTTATCAGTTCCTGGCCCGTCCTCGCGTGTACCGGACAGGCAACTACGAAAACTTCTTCCCCAGCGGTTCGATTCGCTACGAGATCATCAAGGACCTTGAATGGCACGCCGGCTTCAGCTCCACAATCCGCCGTCCGGCATACAACGACGTGGCGGGCGTCTGGGTCGTCAATGACAACAACCAGACAGTCACTGCGCCGAACGTTAAGCTGAGACCGGAAACCGCCACCAACTTTGCGACCCGTCTCGCTTATTACATGAAGAACGTCGGCGAATTCAGCGTGGCCCTCTACGAGAACCACGTCGAAGATCTCATCAATAGCGATGAACTCACCGCCGCGGAATTTGGTTACGCCGGCGAGGATTACACCGGCTACCGTTTCATCACCTCAGCCAACAGCCCGGGCCAGGTCAAAGTCCGCAGCATGGAACTCTCGTACAATCAGAACCTCGGCTTCCTCGGCAACGCCTTCCGCCGGTTGAATGTTCGCGCCAACTACACCCGCGCCTATGCCACCGAACTGAAGACCGGCCTCGTGCCGCATTCCGTCAACAGCGGCATTTCCTACACCTATCGCCGCTTCAATATCTACGCGAACGGCAACTGGACCGACGACACGCCGACCACCACCACAGGCGCGACTTATCGTCGTGCGCGTACGCAGATCGACGGCGGAGCCGGCTTCAAACTCACACGCATGCTGTCCCTCAACTTGAGCGCGCGCAATGTGACCGACGCTCCTTACATCCAGATGCAGAAAGTGGCTCCAAGTGCTCCGACGCTCTACGATCACCTCCGCGTCGGCACCACTTATACCCTGGCCGTGAAGGCGGTCTTCTAA
- the galK gene encoding galactokinase — protein sequence MSAARTFALQEFPIHFSHRPLALVRSPGRVNLIGEHTDYNDGFVFPLAIERGTYIAVGPRSDRQVSLYSTHFNETATFALDDLETPVPEWAEYARGVAAILQLDGFSLHGFNGVVAADLPVGAGLSSSASFSLAIARALHVTSGFTWDATKMALLCQRVENEHIGVNCGIMDQLVIAAARENQALLIDCRSLATTPASLPAEAAIVIMDTKKSRTLAGSAYNVRRAQCEAVARFFGVKALRDVTLPELEAAKSKLDPLDYQRACHVISENARTEKAGSLGTPPAAELGQLMNASHESLRNDYEVSCDELDEITALARHQPGCFGARMTGAGFGGCAVALVEANKAESFVMAVTAGYEERFHVKPALYVTRATAGTSHEML from the coding sequence ATGTCCGCCGCACGCACCTTCGCCCTGCAAGAATTTCCCATTCATTTTTCTCACCGACCGCTCGCGTTGGTCCGCTCCCCTGGCCGGGTGAACCTGATCGGCGAGCACACCGATTACAACGACGGCTTCGTGTTCCCACTCGCGATCGAACGCGGAACCTACATCGCCGTCGGTCCGCGATCGGACCGGCAGGTTTCGCTCTACTCAACTCACTTCAATGAGACCGCGACCTTCGCGCTCGACGATCTGGAAACTCCCGTTCCCGAATGGGCCGAGTACGCGCGAGGCGTCGCTGCTATACTACAACTCGACGGTTTTTCGCTTCACGGTTTTAACGGCGTCGTGGCCGCAGATCTTCCCGTTGGCGCCGGTCTGTCCTCGTCGGCTTCTTTCTCACTCGCCATCGCTCGCGCGCTTCACGTGACGTCCGGATTTACTTGGGACGCCACCAAGATGGCGCTGCTGTGTCAGCGTGTGGAAAACGAGCACATCGGTGTGAACTGCGGCATCATGGATCAGCTTGTGATTGCTGCCGCGCGTGAAAACCAAGCGCTGCTCATCGACTGCCGGTCCCTTGCCACGACGCCTGCGTCGCTTCCGGCAGAAGCTGCGATCGTCATCATGGACACCAAAAAAAGCCGGACCCTCGCCGGCTCTGCTTACAATGTCCGCCGCGCACAGTGCGAGGCGGTCGCCAGATTTTTCGGAGTCAAAGCCCTCCGTGACGTGACGCTCCCTGAACTCGAAGCTGCTAAATCCAAGTTGGACCCTCTGGACTATCAACGCGCCTGTCATGTGATTTCCGAAAATGCGCGGACCGAAAAAGCCGGCAGTCTCGGAACGCCGCCAGCTGCTGAACTCGGCCAGCTCATGAACGCGAGCCACGAAAGCCTGAGGAATGACTACGAAGTTTCCTGTGATGAGCTCGACGAGATCACCGCTCTGGCACGCCACCAACCCGGTTGCTTCGGAGCACGCATGACAGGCGCAGGCTTCGGCGGTTGCGCGGTAGCGCTCGTCGAAGCGAACAAAGCCGAATCGTTCGTAATGGCCGTCACGGCGGGCTATGAAGAACGCTTCCACGTGAAGCCCGCGCTTTATGTGACACGCGCAACCGCAGGCACCTCCCACGAAATGCTCTGA
- a CDS encoding glycoside hydrolase family 43 protein gives MKHFGSILAFIFAAVLSLAANPPARVIVVKGSDRASSSRELSSAFTQLASTGGVIVLSGGVRVDANFVTPAHAAPITITSSHDGKDYQAERSAKLILEGDYTVNGPTTFAKVLIAAAGKSSHIHCNGFPVAFSDGISCEPGQAGRFPSITGGARRKDGSTGADITIKGGQWDSVLGGSTSDAEPTSGNLRIVVDGGRFNGMVCATGSGRHVGDAQLTLNAGYFYGGVAALANKAGAAVWGSVSVTINGGIYHNTIAALRHPEASFSGDYTLTINGGVFSSLTGITGTDGFPGGATSVLNAAPALLDQENEGTLSFSNPLIEGADPWVFQHDGFYYSTTTGYSQLVGRKVANLGDLPHAEPVTLYKPEAGHPYSKHLWSPKIYHLSEDLAGAGKGGFYLYFTANDGSGRSAWDHRLFVLRALTDDPLGPYGSPHDGTRDTPIRVNSALKNQFNDEWVAGPKVLSYRGKNYLIWVGRFGGPESKKVGDHWQCLYIDELINPWTVAGRAAMICSPTLPWEKHGAGMTGSGDQRRMLPEVIEGGTPIVTKDGTLYLAYAGSGYWTPHYAIGLMKLTGSDPMNPAHWQKSSKPIFKASKEVVGSANACYVFSPTGKSHWAIYHAYVGQKTRGVPRQLFAEPYLADSQSMSIGRGTPAPLGSKMEIETNPMPLRKKVSWFSKFAEYY, from the coding sequence ATGAAACATTTCGGCTCCATCCTCGCATTTATTTTCGCCGCTGTCTTGTCCCTGGCGGCAAACCCACCGGCAAGGGTCATCGTGGTTAAAGGTTCGGATCGCGCTTCCAGTTCGAGGGAACTGTCCTCGGCTTTCACACAGCTCGCCAGCACAGGAGGCGTCATCGTGTTAAGCGGGGGCGTGCGCGTGGACGCCAACTTCGTCACCCCGGCCCATGCTGCACCGATAACGATCACCAGCAGCCACGACGGCAAAGACTATCAGGCTGAGCGCAGCGCGAAGCTGATTTTAGAAGGCGATTACACGGTCAATGGTCCGACGACCTTTGCGAAGGTGCTTATCGCTGCGGCGGGCAAATCCAGTCATATCCATTGCAACGGTTTTCCGGTCGCTTTCTCGGATGGAATCTCGTGTGAGCCAGGACAGGCAGGACGATTTCCCTCGATCACGGGGGGCGCACGCCGGAAAGATGGCTCCACCGGTGCCGATATCACCATCAAGGGTGGACAGTGGGATTCCGTGCTCGGCGGTTCGACGTCCGACGCCGAACCGACCAGCGGAAATCTCCGGATCGTGGTCGATGGGGGTCGTTTTAACGGAATGGTGTGCGCGACCGGATCAGGCCGGCATGTGGGCGACGCTCAGCTGACGTTGAATGCCGGATACTTTTATGGCGGCGTGGCCGCTCTGGCGAATAAGGCCGGTGCGGCAGTGTGGGGAAGTGTCAGCGTGACGATAAACGGCGGCATCTACCACAACACCATCGCCGCCTTGCGTCACCCGGAGGCTAGCTTTTCAGGCGACTACACGCTCACGATCAACGGTGGCGTTTTCAGTTCGCTTACCGGGATTACCGGCACCGACGGCTTTCCGGGCGGTGCGACATCTGTCCTGAACGCGGCACCGGCGCTCCTGGATCAGGAAAACGAGGGAACACTGTCGTTCAGCAATCCGCTGATCGAAGGCGCGGATCCGTGGGTTTTTCAGCACGATGGATTTTATTACAGCACGACCACGGGCTACTCGCAGCTCGTCGGCCGCAAGGTCGCGAACTTGGGTGACCTGCCTCATGCCGAACCTGTGACCCTCTATAAGCCGGAAGCCGGTCACCCCTATTCGAAGCATCTCTGGTCACCAAAGATTTATCACTTGAGCGAGGATCTCGCCGGTGCGGGCAAGGGAGGATTCTATCTCTATTTCACAGCGAACGACGGCAGTGGTCGCTCGGCCTGGGATCACCGTTTGTTTGTTTTGCGCGCGCTCACAGATGACCCGCTCGGCCCTTACGGATCGCCACACGATGGCACGCGAGACACTCCCATCCGGGTGAACAGCGCGTTGAAGAATCAGTTCAACGACGAATGGGTGGCCGGCCCGAAAGTGCTTAGTTACAGAGGAAAAAATTATCTGATCTGGGTCGGACGCTTCGGGGGTCCTGAGTCGAAAAAAGTCGGTGACCACTGGCAGTGCCTTTACATCGATGAGTTGATCAATCCGTGGACGGTTGCGGGACGCGCGGCGATGATCTGCAGCCCGACCTTGCCGTGGGAAAAACACGGTGCCGGCATGACCGGTTCTGGCGATCAAAGGCGCATGCTTCCGGAAGTGATTGAGGGTGGCACGCCCATCGTAACCAAAGATGGTACGCTCTATCTCGCGTATGCCGGCAGCGGTTACTGGACTCCCCACTATGCGATCGGCCTGATGAAACTGACCGGCAGCGATCCGATGAATCCCGCGCACTGGCAGAAGTCGTCGAAGCCAATTTTCAAAGCGTCGAAAGAAGTCGTTGGTTCAGCCAACGCGTGTTACGTGTTCTCCCCCACCGGCAAATCCCACTGGGCGATTTATCACGCCTACGTCGGACAAAAAACCCGCGGTGTTCCGCGACAGCTATTTGCTGAGCCCTACCTCGCAGACAGCCAAAGCATGTCGATCGGTCGAGGTACTCCCGCCCCGCTTGGGTCAAAAATGGAAATCGAAACCAATCCGATGCCGTTGCGAAAAAAGGTCAGCTGGTTCTCAAAATTTGCCGAGTATTACTAA